The genomic stretch TTCCGCAGCGCCGCCGCCGGCGGTGAACGTCCCGGCCACCAGCCAATCGTTGCGCCCGACCCGCAGCTTCTTCCCCACTTCCAGTCCGGAGAATTCCCGAGCGGCCCCGGCGCCTACCATCACCTCGTTCTTGCCCCACTCAAACGCCCGGCCTTCGATGATTTTGATTTTATCGCGCACCTGGAATGCCGAGGGCTCGACGCCACGGAGTGGGACATTGGCATCGATGCCGTTGGAGCGTTTGGGCAAGTCAATGATGACAAAGAGCTCGGCGGATGCCAACGGGCCTTGGGCATTACGGCCAATGCCTGGGGCGTCGGCTATGACCCGGGTCTCTTCCTGGGCGAAACCGCTGACCATCTCGGTATCGGCGCCGTTGCGCAACACGATGGCGGAATCCGGGGCGGCGGAGGCTGTCAGCGCCCTCTTGAAACCGACTGCCATCGAAAGAACGCTGACCAGCACAGCCACCACGCCGGCAATGCCGATGCCTGCGGCGGCGACCGAACCGCGGCGCTGGGCTATGCCCATCAGCCCGAATTTGGTGACCGAGCCAACCTGAGAAATCCAATTGACGGGTGCGGCCATCATATGCGCCGGAGTGAATCGGCGACGCGCAAGCGCATGGCCGCGAGGGCCGGGAAGATTCCGGTGGCGAAACCGAGCGCGAGGCAAATAGCGGCGCCGAGGGCCAGGTCGCGAGGGGGCAAAAAGAACATCGGGAGCATGCCGGAAAGGGCTTTGCCCAGGCCGGGAACGATTAGGGATACCAATCCCAATCCCAGGACTCCGCCCAGAAGCGACAGCAGGCAGGATTCGGCCAGGACGAGCCCCAGCACCTGGCCGTTGGTGAAGCCGATGGCCTTGAGCACCCCCAACTCCCCCGTGCGCTCGCGCACCCCCTGGGACATCGTGTTGCCGGTCACCAGCAGGATGGTGAAAAAGACGGCGCCTAAAATCGCCGCTGTAATCAAGGCGATGTCCCCGATTTGCTTCGCCCAGCCCTGCACAAAAGCCCCCTCGGGTTCGGTCTTGGTTTCGGCATCCGAGTTCTCAAACTCCTGGTCCACCAGTTTGGCGACTTGAGCGGCTTGGGCGGGGTCTTTGATTCGGATCGTGAACCAGCCAACCTGGCCTTTTCCTCCAAGCCGCGCCTCGTCAAAGTAGTCATAATGAAAGAACATGCTCATGATGTCGGTGTTCTTTTCCTTTCCGTCGTAAATGCCGACGATGTCAAACTCCCAGGTCTGGCTGTCGTCTGCCTTTCTCCAGATCGGCGAGAAGATCGGAACGCGGTCTCCTATTTTCCAATGAAACCGCTCGGCCGTAGCGCGGCCAACAATAGCCCCGGTCCGCGTCTGCAAGAATGCCCTTTTCTGGTCGGGGGGAAGAATCAACTCGGGATGCATATCGAGGAATTCCTGCGGCTCGACTGGATTCTGCATGAAGAAGGCCTTGGGCTCGCGTTGGAATATCCCGCCAAACCAGGTCTGATGGGTGGCTGCGGCGACACCCGGGATGCGCTCCATGCGCTCCTTGTAACTGGCCGGCAGCAATTGGATAATGGAGACCTTGTGCCGGACGATGAGACGGTTGGCGCCTTCCAGGCTGACGCCGCCCAGGAGGGCCTGTTGGATCGAGCACAACAGCCCAAATAAAATGAACGCCACGATGATCGACAGCAACGTCAGCAGGGTGCGCAGCTTCTTTCGTTTCAAATTGCTCCAGATGAGGTGCAGGTATTTCATCGCCTTACTTCACCGGCTCGTTGCTCAGGCGTCCTTTGTCGAGAAAGACCGTGCGCGAGGCGCGGGCGGAGGCGTGGGGGTCATGGGTCACCATGACGATGGTCTTGCCATGCTCGCGGTTCAAGGCCCCAAGCAGATCCAGGATTTCGTCGCCCGACTTGCGGTCCAGGTCGCCGGTCGGCTCATCGCACAGCAGCAGCGTGGGGTCGGTCACAATCGCCCGGGCGATGCCGACGCGTTGCTGTTCGCCACCCGAGAGTGTCCGGGGAAAATGTTTGGCGCGATGCGCCAGGCCGACGATGGCCAGGGCCGTCTCGACATGTTGCGCGCGTTCGGAGCGCGAGAGATGGGTCAGGAGCAGAGGCAGTTCGACATTGCGCTCGGCGGTCAGCACCGGGAGCAAATTATAAAGCTGGAAAACAAAGCCAATGTGCCGCGCCCGCCAGCCTGCCAGCTTGTGGTCGGATAGCTCATCGACGCGCTCGCCGGCGATGCTCACCGTGCCGCGGGTGGGCCGGTCCAGCCCCCCGATCAAATTGAGCAGGGTGCTCTTGCCCGACCCGGAGGGCCCCATCAGCGCCAGGAACTCACCGGCCGGCACTTTCAAATGCAGGTCCATCAGCACATGGATGTCTTCCGACCCGCGATGGAACACCTTCTCGACCCCATCCACATCGACCAACAGCCCATTGGTTTGAGCGTTCATATTACATTTCCAAATCGCTGCACAGAATGAGAGGGACGGCCCAGGAAGTCAATTTTCGTCCTGGTAAGGGTCTCACCCAGGACCAATGACAAGGTCAGTTCCAAACCTCAGGATTACACTTTGAAAGTGTAACATGGAAATTCAAGGTGTAACGCATCAGATTTTCTTCGTGGACAATCCGAGTCGCAACCTCTCGATGATGCGCCGGAGCCGGTAATATTGGGGTCGCGTAGCACTTTTCATCACTAAAAA from Verrucomicrobiia bacterium encodes the following:
- a CDS encoding ABC transporter permease — its product is MKYLHLIWSNLKRKKLRTLLTLLSIIVAFILFGLLCSIQQALLGGVSLEGANRLIVRHKVSIIQLLPASYKERMERIPGVAAATHQTWFGGIFQREPKAFFMQNPVEPQEFLDMHPELILPPDQKRAFLQTRTGAIVGRATAERFHWKIGDRVPIFSPIWRKADDSQTWEFDIVGIYDGKEKNTDIMSMFFHYDYFDEARLGGKGQVGWFTIRIKDPAQAAQVAKLVDQEFENSDAETKTEPEGAFVQGWAKQIGDIALITAAILGAVFFTILLVTGNTMSQGVRERTGELGVLKAIGFTNGQVLGLVLAESCLLSLLGGVLGLGLVSLIVPGLGKALSGMLPMFFLPPRDLALGAAICLALGFATGIFPALAAMRLRVADSLRRI
- a CDS encoding ABC transporter ATP-binding protein; amino-acid sequence: MNAQTNGLLVDVDGVEKVFHRGSEDIHVLMDLHLKVPAGEFLALMGPSGSGKSTLLNLIGGLDRPTRGTVSIAGERVDELSDHKLAGWRARHIGFVFQLYNLLPVLTAERNVELPLLLTHLSRSERAQHVETALAIVGLAHRAKHFPRTLSGGEQQRVGIARAIVTDPTLLLCDEPTGDLDRKSGDEILDLLGALNREHGKTIVMVTHDPHASARASRTVFLDKGRLSNEPVK